A window of Ovis canadensis isolate MfBH-ARS-UI-01 breed Bighorn chromosome X, ARS-UI_OviCan_v2, whole genome shotgun sequence contains these coding sequences:
- the APOOL gene encoding MICOS complex subunit MIC27 isoform X3, with product MAALRLPIYTAPPLQSKYVEEQPGHLQMGFASIRTTTGHYIGWCKGVYVFVKNGIMDTVQFGKDAYVYLKNPPRDFLPKVGVITVSGLAGFISARKGSRFKRIAYPLGLATLGATVCYPVQSVIIAKVAGKKAYATSQQMYEAVKSLWTKNNKKLPEHKEKTKLGSADEIETPAKTTHNLKHSVPLPTELSSETKTKSTSGATQFMPDPKFMDHGQSHPEDIDMYSTRS from the exons CTCCCCATATATACTGCACCACCTCTCCAGTCTAAATATGTTGAAGAGCAGCCTGGTCATTTACAAATGGGCTTTGCATCCATTCGCACTACAACTGGTCATTATATTGGCTGGTGCAAG GGTGTTTATGTCTTTGTGAAAAATGGTATAATGGATACAGTGCAATTTGGAAAAG ATGCATATGTATATCTGAAGAATCCACCTCGAGATTTTCTTCCAAAAGTTGGAGTGATTACAGTTTCAGGATTGGCAGGCTTCATTTCAGCAAGAAAAG GTTCTCGGTTTAAGAGAATTGCTTATCCATTGGGATTGGCCACTTTGGGAGCAACTGTTTGCTACCCCGTTCAATCAGTAATAATTGCAAAG gtAGCTGGGAAAAAGGCATATGCTACAAGCCAGCAAATGTATGAAGCAGTTAAATCACTGtggacaaaaaacaacaaaaaacttcctGAACATAAAGAAAAAACTAAG CTAGGAAGTGCTGATGAAATAGAAACACCTGCAAAAACAACTCACAACCTGAAACATTCAGTGCCTTTGCCAACAGAACTCAGCTCTGAAACAAAGACCAAATCTACATCAG GTGCTACACAGTTTATGCCTGACCCCAAGTTCATGGATCACGGGCAGTCTCATCCAGAAGATATAGATATGTACAGCACTAGAAGCTGA